Proteins from one Bacteroides zhangwenhongii genomic window:
- a CDS encoding DUF3945 domain-containing protein, producing the protein MAKKKDEKDVLVVRDEKTGEISVVAGLNADGTPKRTPAKAENAQSFLQFDRHGDVLDNFFKNFFRQCKEPSRFGFYRIAADQVDSMLGVMKDLLQHPYQNKQILAPHKIDTFPYQQQVMEEQAAQQTEKQEPQKQENMEQQKEQQQDNSEQTQGKRGYRPIDESKINWQELEDRWGVKRDDLEKSGDLTKMLHYGKSDLVKVKPTFGGESFELDARLSFKKDGEGNVSLVPHFIRKEQKLDEYKEHKFSDNDRKNLRETGNLGRVVDIVDRETGEIIPSYISIDRKTNEITDIPASKVRIPERIGKTEITAQERDMLRAGLPVRDKLIERNDGRKFVTTLQVNVEQRGVEFVPGTGKSPRTAQTQETKGDTSKNQAQGGENADQTKKEQRRNTWTNEDGSIRPISKWSGVNFTEQQKADYVAGKAVKLENVTDKQGFHATMYIKFNPEKGRPYRYDTNPDVGQQVAPSNESRTQVAVNNEGKTNEATKNLKEPLQKGQTAPKTARQQQQQDKPKKTGKGMKM; encoded by the coding sequence ATGGCAAAGAAAAAAGACGAAAAGGACGTGCTGGTAGTCCGTGACGAGAAGACGGGCGAGATTAGCGTGGTAGCCGGGCTGAACGCAGACGGTACACCTAAACGCACCCCCGCGAAAGCGGAGAACGCGCAGAGTTTCCTGCAATTCGACCGACATGGCGACGTGCTGGACAACTTCTTCAAGAACTTCTTCCGGCAGTGCAAGGAACCCAGCCGCTTCGGTTTCTACCGCATCGCGGCGGACCAAGTGGATTCCATGCTGGGCGTGATGAAAGACCTGCTCCAGCATCCGTACCAGAACAAACAAATCCTCGCACCGCACAAAATCGACACCTTCCCCTATCAACAGCAGGTGATGGAAGAGCAAGCTGCGCAACAGACAGAGAAACAAGAACCTCAAAAACAGGAGAACATGGAACAACAGAAAGAACAGCAACAGGACAATTCCGAACAGACGCAGGGCAAACGGGGCTACCGGCCCATCGACGAGAGTAAAATCAACTGGCAGGAACTGGAGGACAGATGGGGCGTGAAGCGTGACGACCTTGAAAAGTCCGGTGACCTTACGAAGATGCTCCACTACGGCAAGTCCGACTTGGTGAAGGTCAAACCGACCTTCGGCGGCGAATCGTTCGAGCTGGACGCCCGCCTCTCCTTCAAGAAGGACGGCGAGGGGAATGTCAGCCTCGTGCCGCACTTCATCCGCAAGGAGCAGAAGTTAGATGAGTACAAGGAACACAAATTCTCCGACAATGACCGGAAGAACCTCCGCGAAACGGGCAACCTCGGCAGGGTCGTGGACATTGTGGACAGGGAAACGGGCGAAATCATCCCCTCCTACATCAGCATCGACCGCAAGACGAATGAAATCACGGACATTCCGGCGAGCAAGGTGCGCATCCCGGAGCGCATCGGCAAGACGGAAATCACCGCGCAGGAACGGGACATGCTCCGCGCCGGACTGCCCGTGCGCGACAAGCTCATCGAGCGCAACGATGGCAGGAAGTTCGTCACCACCCTGCAAGTGAACGTGGAGCAGCGCGGCGTGGAGTTCGTGCCGGGAACCGGCAAGTCACCCCGTACCGCACAGACGCAGGAAACCAAAGGCGACACCTCGAAAAATCAGGCGCAAGGCGGGGAAAATGCCGACCAGACCAAGAAGGAGCAACGCCGCAACACGTGGACGAACGAGGACGGCAGCATCCGCCCCATCAGCAAATGGAGCGGCGTGAACTTCACCGAACAGCAGAAAGCCGACTATGTGGCGGGCAAGGCCGTGAAGCTGGAGAACGTGACCGACAAGCAGGGCTTCCATGCCACGATGTATATCAAGTTCAACCCGGAGAAGGGACGCCCATACCGCTACGACACGAACCCCGATGTCGGGCAGCAGGTCGCCCCGTCCAACGAGAGCCGCACGCAGGTGGCGGTGAACAACGAGGGCAAGACCAACGAGGCGACAAAGAACCTGAAAGAGCCTTTGCAGAAAGGTCAGACAGCCCCGAAGACCGCCCGCCAGCAACAGCAGCAGGACAAACCGAAGAAAACGGGCAAGGGCATGAAAATGTAA
- the topB gene encoding type IA DNA topoisomerase: MKTIIAEKPSVAREIARIVGATKREEGYFEGGGYAVTWAFGHLVQLAMPDGYGVRGFVRDNLPIIPDTFTLVPRQVRTEKGYKPDSGVVSQIKVIKRLFDASEQIIVATDAGREGELIFRYLYHYTGSTTPFVRLWISSLTDKAIREGLRNLEDGGKYDNLYLAAKARSESDWLVGINGTQALSIAAGHGTYSVGRVQTPTLAMVCERYWENRRFTPEAFWQLHIATDGCDGKVVKFSSSEKWKSKEPATELYNKVKATGFATVTKAERKEKTEDTPLLYDLTTLQKEANAKHGFTAEQTLEIAQKLYEKKLITYPRTGSRYIPEDVFAEIPKLLAFIGTQPEWKDKVRAKAIPTRRSVDDGKVTDHHALLVTGEKPLFLSKEDSTIYQMIAGRMIEAFSEKCVKDVTAVMAECAGVEFTVKGSVIRQAGWRAVYGEENKDETTIPGWQEGDTLTLKASSITEGKTKPKPLHTEATLLSAMETAGKEIEDDALRQAMKDCGIGTPATRASIIETLFKRGYMERCKKSLVPTEKGLALNSVVKTMRIADVAMTGEWEKELARIERGELSADTFRKKIEAYTREITSELLSCDKLFGSRDSGCACPKCGTGRMRFYGKVVRCDNTECGLLVFRLKAGRTLSDDEIKDLLTDGHTKLLKGFKSKQGKNFDAIVAFDGDYNTTFVFPEKKCKSSYPKKRK, from the coding sequence ATGAAGACAATCATTGCAGAAAAGCCCTCCGTGGCACGTGAAATCGCCCGCATCGTGGGCGCGACAAAAAGAGAGGAAGGATATTTCGAAGGAGGCGGCTATGCCGTGACATGGGCATTCGGACACCTCGTCCAGCTTGCCATGCCTGACGGCTACGGCGTGCGCGGATTCGTCCGTGACAACCTCCCGATTATCCCCGACACCTTCACGCTCGTCCCCCGTCAGGTCAGGACAGAGAAGGGCTACAAGCCCGACAGCGGCGTGGTGTCGCAGATAAAAGTCATCAAAAGACTGTTCGATGCAAGCGAACAAATCATCGTGGCGACCGATGCCGGACGCGAGGGTGAACTTATCTTCCGCTACCTCTACCACTACACGGGCAGTACCACTCCTTTCGTGCGCCTGTGGATAAGCTCGCTCACCGACAAGGCTATCCGCGAGGGATTGCGCAACCTCGAAGACGGCGGCAAGTATGACAACCTATACCTCGCCGCCAAAGCGCGAAGCGAATCCGACTGGCTCGTGGGCATCAACGGCACGCAGGCACTCTCCATCGCCGCCGGACACGGCACGTATTCCGTCGGACGGGTGCAGACACCCACGCTGGCGATGGTGTGTGAACGCTACTGGGAGAACCGCCGTTTCACGCCCGAAGCCTTCTGGCAGCTCCATATCGCAACGGACGGTTGCGACGGCAAGGTCGTGAAATTCTCATCCTCTGAAAAATGGAAGTCGAAAGAACCGGCAACGGAGCTATATAATAAGGTAAAGGCGACAGGCTTCGCAACGGTAACGAAAGCCGAGCGCAAGGAGAAAACGGAGGATACCCCGTTGCTGTACGACCTGACCACGCTCCAGAAAGAAGCCAACGCCAAGCACGGCTTCACGGCGGAACAGACGCTTGAAATCGCGCAGAAGCTCTACGAGAAGAAGTTGATAACCTATCCGAGAACGGGAAGCCGCTACATCCCCGAAGACGTGTTCGCTGAAATCCCCAAGCTGCTCGCCTTTATCGGCACGCAGCCCGAATGGAAAGACAAGGTGCGGGCAAAAGCCATCCCGACACGCCGCAGCGTGGATGACGGCAAGGTAACAGACCACCATGCCCTGCTCGTCACGGGAGAGAAACCGCTCTTCCTCTCCAAAGAGGACAGCACCATTTATCAGATGATTGCCGGACGCATGATAGAGGCATTCTCCGAAAAATGCGTCAAGGACGTGACTGCTGTCATGGCGGAATGTGCCGGAGTGGAGTTTACCGTGAAAGGCAGCGTCATCAGGCAAGCCGGATGGCGTGCCGTCTATGGCGAGGAAAACAAGGATGAAACCACTATCCCCGGCTGGCAGGAAGGCGACACGCTGACACTGAAAGCCTCTTCCATCACAGAAGGGAAGACCAAGCCCAAGCCGCTACATACCGAAGCCACCCTGCTGTCCGCAATGGAAACGGCGGGCAAGGAAATCGAGGATGACGCACTGCGGCAGGCGATGAAGGACTGCGGCATCGGTACTCCCGCCACACGCGCCTCCATCATCGAAACGCTCTTCAAGCGCGGTTACATGGAACGCTGCAAGAAATCGCTTGTCCCCACTGAAAAGGGGCTTGCACTCAATTCCGTGGTGAAGACGATGCGCATCGCCGATGTCGCCATGACAGGCGAATGGGAGAAGGAACTTGCACGCATCGAGCGTGGGGAGCTGTCCGCCGATACCTTCCGCAAAAAGATAGAGGCGTACACGCGGGAGATTACCTCCGAACTGCTCTCATGCGACAAACTCTTCGGCAGCCGCGATTCCGGTTGCGCGTGTCCCAAGTGCGGCACGGGCAGGATGCGGTTCTACGGCAAGGTGGTACGCTGCGACAACACGGAGTGCGGGCTTCTCGTGTTCCGGCTGAAAGCGGGACGCACCCTGTCCGACGATGAAATAAAAGACCTGCTCACTGACGGGCACACCAAGCTGCTCAAAGGCTTCAAGAGCAAGCAGGGCAAGAACTTCGATGCCATAGTCGCCTTTGACGGGGATTATAACACGACGTTCGTGTTCCCGGAAAAGAAATGCAAGTCTTCCTATCCGAAAAAAAGGAAATAA
- a CDS encoding DUF1896 domain-containing protein produces the protein MNNKKKNEGQADFSYYGLYLLDYLRTNKFEQADDTAFIRERADRAAETYEKARLEGYPADGAQELAMDTLLRGLRYSRYDILREVVENEFSDEVPEEKREAFIHKLLPLVGNVFSVYDLSDDNFALSSDYDLLYTELTGATVLYLDEYGV, from the coding sequence ATGAACAACAAGAAGAAAAACGAGGGTCAGGCCGACTTTTCCTATTACGGTCTGTACCTGCTGGACTATCTCCGCACGAACAAGTTTGAACAGGCTGATGACACTGCTTTCATACGGGAACGCGCCGACCGTGCCGCCGAAACGTATGAAAAGGCTCGGCTCGAAGGCTATCCCGCCGACGGTGCGCAGGAACTGGCTATGGACACGCTGCTGCGCGGGCTGCGTTATTCCCGTTACGACATCCTCCGCGAAGTCGTGGAGAACGAGTTTTCCGATGAAGTGCCGGAAGAGAAGCGTGAAGCCTTTATCCATAAACTCCTGCCGCTTGTCGGCAACGTGTTCTCCGTCTATGACCTCTCGGACGACAACTTCGCCCTGTCTTCCGATTACGACCTGCTCTACACGGAGCTGACGGGGGCAACCGTCCTTTACTTAGACGAATATGGCGTTTAA